In Triplophysa rosa linkage group LG18, Trosa_1v2, whole genome shotgun sequence, a genomic segment contains:
- the enpp7.1 gene encoding ectonucleotide pyrophosphatase/phosphodiesterase family member 7.1, whose product MLVVLGLWLLVFPAALSAPAREQCTTGKNKLLLVSFDGFRWDYDRDVDTPNLDRMAKEGVKATYMTPPFLTITSPSHFTLLTGRYVENHGVIHNNWFNITTQEKKQYYMTQFVDEYWDNGSLPIWITAQRQGRKTGSHHFPGTAATYQKEKVYKEKVEPRFYDHTNETVWRENVNTVIGQWFKNEDLDFITLYFGDPDEVGHKYGPDSPERREAIKKVDRTVGYIRETVEKHGLTNKLNIIITADHGMSTVFKGENVNEIILSNIPGFSLRDLKFHMVDYGACGILLPKDGMLDKVYNALKGGHPNLHVYKKEDMPERLHYSKHPRLLPIILFADPGYVINGFYTFQTNKGEHGYDNEVMDMKAFFRAVGPDFHNNLLVGPFESVNVYPLMCHLLGIQPEVNDGSLDNTRHMLFSNGLSCDLKGRFDKRIPESILQNVFIGLGAVAGFLLLVFVVVTFNNVYKRHKRNQRTEDMSDEDEMKDDLKQTTF is encoded by the exons ATGTTAGTAGTACTGGGTCTTTGGCTGCTTGTATTCCCTGCAGCTCTCTCTGCTCCTGCTAGAGAACAATGCACCACAGGTAAAAACAAATTGCTGTTAGTCTCCTTTGATGGCTTCAGGTGGGATTATGACAGAGATGTGGACACTCCAAATCTGGACAGAATGGCTAAAGAAGGAGTCAAGGCAACATATATGACTCCACCTTTCCTGACCATCACCAGTCCTTCACACTTTACCCTGTTAACAG GAAGGTACGTTGAGAACCATGGTGTGATTCATAACAACTGGTTCAACATAACCACACAGGAGAAGAAGCAGTACTACATGACACAGTTTGTGGATGAATACTGGGATAATGGCAGTCTGCCTATTTGGATCACGGCTCAAAGACAG GGACGGAAAACAGGATCCCATCACTTTCCCGGCACTGCTGCCACCTACCAGAAAGAAAAAGTTTATAAAGAAAAAGTGGAACCAAGATTTTACGACCACACCAATGAGACGGTATGGAGGGAGAATGTGAATACAGTGATTGGACAATGGTTTAAAAATGAAGACTTAGACTTCATCACTCTGTATTTTGGTGACCCGGATGAAGTGGGCCACAAGTACGGGCCTGATTCGCCCGAGAGACGCGAGGCCATCAAAAAAGTGGACCGGACTGTGGGCTACATACGAGAAACTGTGGAGAAACACGGACTCACCAACAAACTGAATATTATCATCACGGCTGACCACGGAATGAGCACGGTGTTCAAAGGAGAGAATGTAAACGAGATCATTCTCAGTAACATCCCAGGTTTCTCTTTGAGAGATCTGAAATTCCACATGGTGGACTACGGGGCGTGTGGAATATTGTTGCCTAAAGACGGGATGCTTGACAAGGTTTACAACGCCTTGAAAGGAGGTCATCCTAACCTTCACGTTTACAAGAAAGAGGACATGCCTGAACGACTGCACTACTCCAAACATCCACGTCTCCTTCCCATAATTCTCTTTGCAGACCCTGGGTATGTCATTAATGGG TTCTACACATTTCAGACCAATAAAGGAGAACATGGCTACGATAATGAGGTCATGGACATGAAGGCTTTCTTCAGGGCGGTGGGACCAGATTTCCACAACAATTTGTTGGTTGGACCATTCGAGTCTGTAAACGTGTATCCTCTAATGTGCCACCTGCTGGGGATACAACCAGAGGTCAATGATGGGTCACTGGATAACACCCGACACATGCTGTTCTCCAATGGACTATCTTGTGACCTCAAAGGTAGGTTTGATAAGAGAA ttCCAGAGTCGATTCTTCAGAATGTGTTTATTGGTCTTGGTGCTGTGGCTGGATTTTTATTGTTGGTGTTTGTGGTTGTTACATTCAACAATGTTTATAAAAGACATAAAAGAAACCAGAG AACAGAAGACATGAGCGATGAGGATGAAATGAAGGACGATTTAAAGCAGACGACATTCTGA
- the nog3 gene encoding noggin-3 gives MDNVPYYLSVYVLIFSLGFRIEEGMCQHYYLLRPSDSLPIVELKEDPDPILDPKEKDLNETELRAIMGSHFDQNFMSITPPEDKYAGLDDLNESELTKLRPTGTMPKDIKAMEFEIQHGKKHKPSRKLRRRLQLWLWNYTFCPVVHTWQDLGGRFWPRYVKVGSCYSKRSCSFPEGMVCKPAKSTHFTVLRWRCVRKGGLKCSWIPIQYPIISECKCSCPN, from the coding sequence ATGGATAACGTGCCATATTATCTGTCAGTCTATGTACTAATTTTCTCCCTCGGATTTAGGATAGAAGAAGGGATGTGCCAACATTACTACCTCCTCCGTCCCAGCGACAGTCTCCCTATAGTGGAGCTCAAGGAGGACCCGGACCCCATATTGGACCCTAAAGAGAAAGATCTGAACGAAACCGAACTCAGAGCCATAATGGGCAGTCACTTCGACCAGAACTTTATGTCTATAACTCCACCCGAGGACAAATACGCAGGACTCGACGACCTGAACGAATCGGAACTCACGAAGCTGCGTCCCACCGGCACCATGCCCAAAGACATCAAAGCGATGGAGTTCGAGATCCAGCATGGTAAAAAACACAAGCCCAGTAGGAAACTCAGAAGAAGGCTTCAGCTTTGGCTGTGGAACTATACTTTCTGTCCGGTGGTGCATACATGGCAGGACTTGGGGGGCAGATTCTGGCCCCGTTATGTGAAGGTGGGCAGCTGCTACAGTAAAAGGTCTTGTTCGTTTCCAGAAGGGATGGTTTGCAAACCTGCCAAATCTACCCATTTTACAGTTTTGAGATGGAGGTGCGTGAGAAAGGGTGGACTCAAATGCTCTTGGATACCAATTCAGTACCCCATTATTTCAGAGTGCAAATGCTCCTGTCCGAACTGA